A DNA window from Eptesicus fuscus isolate TK198812 chromosome 8, DD_ASM_mEF_20220401, whole genome shotgun sequence contains the following coding sequences:
- the LOC129147104 gene encoding beta-defensin 1-like: protein MNKWFQLWLEGKHPGRHIGLWKPVAPPASLLLLLPSPSLAASMRLFHILLLPLCLLFAQVGPDAYLLASLIPKSPECDSLGGTCYLSHCPERTQEDGSCYRAKGRCCV from the exons ATGAACAAGTGGTTCCAACTCTGGCTGGAAGGAAAACATCCCG GGAGGCACATTGGCCTCTGGAAGCCTGTGGCTCCACCTgcaagcctcctcctcctcctgccctcgcCCAGCCTGGCAGCCAGCATGAGGCTCTTCCACATCCTGCTGCTGCCTCTCTGCCTGCTCTTCGCCCAGGTGGGCCCAG ATGCCTACCTTCTTGCGAGTCTGATCCCTAAGAGTCCTGAATGCGACAGCCTTGGGGGGACGTGCTACCTCTCCCACTGCCCGGAACGCACACAGGAAGATGGCAGCTGCTACAGAGCGAAGGGCAGGTGTTGCGTCTGA
- the LOC129150131 gene encoding beta-defensin 1-like, translating into MRLFHILLLPLCLLFAQVGPGAGLLLVEVPKSPEHMCIKKRGHCYFNPCPTFLTHDGYCYRGKAKCCYWEDRGR; encoded by the exons ATGAGGCTCTTCCACATCCTGCTGCTGCCTCTCTGCCTGCTCTTCGCCCAGGTGGGCCCAG GTGCTGGCCTCCTCTTGGTCGAGGTCCCCAAGAGCCCAGAACACATGTGCATCAAAAAGAGGGGGCACTGCTACTTCAACCCGTGCCCAACCTTCCTGACACACGATGGCTACTGCTACAGAGGGAAGGCCAAGTGCTGCTACTGGGAGGACCGGGGGAGATAA